A window from Lactobacillus intestinalis encodes these proteins:
- a CDS encoding tyrosine-protein phosphatase, whose protein sequence is MYSNLLSIATAINPRELGGLTGFNNRKIKMHRLLRTGDLSKMSQEDKQFLKNYGVVKVIDLRSKSESTSHPDPQIDGIQNISIPLSSEEGTLGGESNLTQEAKLYNENPHAAFKMMCDHYRDHVVAAHDQETVRQVLKILSETKEGTILFHCTEGKDRTGFVALFILYTLGVDLETIRQDYLVSNSVLSSYRAERDKKFENAGENLTFRSNMRILSSASDSFFDTILLTIEEQYQNMDAYLRNVLDVTPELRDRLRELYLEEK, encoded by the coding sequence ATGTACTCAAATCTATTATCAATCGCAACAGCTATTAATCCGCGTGAACTAGGTGGATTAACAGGTTTTAATAATCGCAAAATAAAAATGCATCGGCTTCTTAGAACCGGTGATCTTAGTAAGATGTCGCAAGAAGACAAGCAATTTCTAAAGAATTACGGCGTTGTTAAAGTTATTGATCTACGTTCAAAATCAGAAAGCACTTCTCATCCTGATCCTCAAATCGACGGCATTCAAAATATTTCTATACCACTTTCCAGCGAAGAAGGAACATTAGGTGGAGAAAGTAATTTAACTCAAGAAGCAAAGTTATATAATGAGAATCCGCATGCTGCATTTAAAATGATGTGTGATCATTATAGAGATCATGTTGTTGCGGCACATGATCAAGAAACTGTTCGTCAAGTATTGAAAATATTGTCTGAAACTAAAGAAGGAACGATTCTTTTCCATTGTACTGAAGGAAAAGACCGGACTGGCTTTGTTGCTTTGTTTATTTTGTATACTTTAGGCGTTGATCTTGAAACGATTCGTCAAGACTACTTGGTGTCTAATTCGGTTCTGTCTTCTTACCGAGCAGAACGTGATAAAAAGTTTGAAAATGCAGGCGAAAACCTTACCTTTAGGAGCAATATGCGAATCTTGAGCTCTGCTTCTGATTCTTTTTTTGATACGATATTACTTACAATCGAAGAGCAGTATCAAAACATGGATGCATATTTGAGAAATGTGTTGGATGTGACACCTGAATTAAGAGATCGTTTACGTGAGCTTTATTTAGAGGAAAAGTAA
- a CDS encoding ATP-binding cassette domain-containing protein: MSLKFANKKKLALYVLLACISACGNVVIAYVTKIMLNSAQYHRGSLKQLVLIALLGATVLIVIMFLNFGYRYLRFDITRDINIKLKDKTITYLVNQQADSQKEGLNLMTNDLKQIESLKIANELMIISEAAAFIISIIVGLLNSWLLTIIFVVATIIPGFVQKLFVKDIQNKAKVWEEKNAEYTQAVTDAINGSKTAMLYDVEIPLVSYVIKQAKQMENALRSLNYTQGAISTLIITIADIFSFIVPFLIGAILMFNGQIGAGTLVMIVQLSNDFINPITMIFDQINQIHSTKPIWDKIEKALHSKNTSPTSSFLSFNQLKIENLTYIVNDKSILNDVSFTLEKNEKILLMAPSGFGKTTLLRLLVGQLTPTAGSVIIDDQHIEDNWTKAHEYFGYINQKPFIFDRSLLFNLTLGKKYSKDELMNAIQLAGLTELIDSKGFDYRVGQNGNNLSGGQIQRIEIARAILAKRPILLADEATSALDNKLSLQIHKTLLTNPNFAVIEVAHKISDQEKKLFDKIIDLSK; the protein is encoded by the coding sequence ATGTCTTTAAAGTTTGCTAACAAAAAGAAGCTAGCACTTTATGTCCTTTTAGCCTGCATAAGTGCTTGTGGTAATGTCGTCATCGCTTATGTCACGAAGATAATGTTGAACAGTGCACAATATCATCGTGGCTCATTAAAGCAATTAGTTCTTATCGCTCTTTTAGGAGCAACTGTTCTAATTGTTATCATGTTTTTAAATTTTGGATATCGTTATTTACGTTTCGATATCACACGGGATATTAATATTAAGCTCAAGGATAAAACTATCACCTACTTAGTAAATCAACAAGCTGATTCACAAAAAGAAGGTCTCAACTTGATGACCAATGATTTAAAACAAATAGAATCACTAAAAATTGCTAACGAATTAATGATTATCTCAGAAGCTGCAGCTTTCATCATTTCAATTATTGTTGGTTTATTAAACTCTTGGCTTTTAACAATAATCTTTGTAGTAGCCACGATTATTCCAGGTTTTGTTCAGAAATTATTCGTTAAAGATATTCAAAACAAGGCAAAGGTTTGGGAAGAGAAAAATGCCGAATATACTCAAGCCGTTACCGATGCTATTAATGGTTCGAAAACAGCGATGCTCTATGATGTTGAAATACCGCTTGTTTCTTATGTAATCAAACAAGCAAAACAGATGGAAAATGCATTGCGTTCTTTGAACTATACCCAGGGTGCTATTTCTACTTTAATTATTACAATAGCAGATATTTTCAGCTTTATCGTTCCATTTTTAATTGGCGCCATTCTAATGTTCAATGGCCAAATTGGAGCTGGTACCTTAGTCATGATTGTTCAATTATCTAATGACTTTATTAATCCAATTACAATGATTTTTGATCAGATTAACCAAATACATTCTACTAAACCAATCTGGGACAAAATCGAAAAGGCACTACACTCAAAAAATACATCCCCTACCTCATCTTTTTTATCTTTCAATCAATTAAAGATTGAAAATTTAACATATATTGTGAATGATAAATCAATTTTAAACGATGTATCCTTTACACTCGAAAAGAACGAAAAAATATTACTAATGGCTCCAAGTGGTTTTGGTAAAACTACTCTCTTACGCTTGTTAGTAGGACAGCTTACTCCAACTGCTGGTTCAGTCATTATCGATGATCAACATATAGAAGATAACTGGACCAAGGCTCATGAATATTTCGGTTATATCAACCAAAAGCCATTTATATTTGATCGGAGTTTACTTTTTAACTTAACTTTAGGTAAAAAATATTCAAAAGATGAATTAATGAATGCGATTCAATTAGCCGGACTGACAGAATTAATTGACAGCAAAGGATTCGACTATCGAGTTGGTCAAAATGGTAATAATCTTTCTGGAGGTCAAATTCAGAGAATTGAGATCGCTCGAGCTATTTTAGCTAAAAGACCAATTTTACTTGCTGATGAAGCAACCAGTGCGTTAGATAATAAACTTTCATTGCAAATTCATAAAACACTTCTAACTAATCCTAACTTTGCAGTAATTGAAGTAGCCCATAAAATTTCCGATCAAGAAAAGAAACTTTTCGATAAAATTATTGATTTAAGTAAATAA
- a CDS encoding GNAT family N-acetyltransferase: MCIRKYENSDFDQLCHVMDRARLQELKTANMEQVFIQLRDAPYLGYLLKCKIYVAVKEEKIVGFVGLQQHELSFLYVDPTFQNHGVGKKLMEFALKQLERPIKLEVFTDNFAAKMLYEKYGFKVVKTVVEKWSDEYPIEFSQDTMELK; the protein is encoded by the coding sequence ATGTGTATTAGAAAGTATGAAAATTCTGATTTCGATCAATTGTGTCATGTGATGGATAGGGCACGACTGCAGGAATTAAAGACAGCTAATATGGAGCAAGTGTTTATCCAATTGAGGGATGCCCCATATTTAGGATATTTGTTAAAATGCAAAATTTATGTAGCTGTTAAGGAAGAAAAAATAGTCGGATTCGTTGGTTTGCAACAACATGAATTATCGTTTTTATATGTAGATCCAACTTTTCAAAATCATGGAGTTGGGAAGAAATTAATGGAGTTTGCTTTAAAGCAATTAGAAAGACCAATAAAGCTAGAAGTGTTTACTGACAACTTTGCGGCTAAAATGTTATATGAGAAATATGGTTTTAAAGTAGTAAAAACTGTGGTTGAAAAGTGGTCTGATGAGTATCCAATAGAGTTTTCACAGGATACGATGGAATTGAAGTGA
- a CDS encoding alpha/beta hydrolase family protein, with translation METTIKRDGLNLHGLLEGTEKVENDTIAILMHGFKGDLGYDDSKILYALSHYLNDQGLPTIRFDFDGCGKSDGKFEDMTVYSEILDGIKILDYVRNTVKAKHIYLVGHSQGGVVASMLAGYYRDVIEKLALLAPAATLKSDALDGVCQGSTYDPMHIPETVNVGGFEVGGAYFRTAQLLPIYQTAEHYNREVLLIHGLADKVVSPNASRKFHTLLPKSELHLIPDEGHMFNGKNRPEVLKLVSEFLIK, from the coding sequence ATGGAGACTACAATTAAACGTGATGGTCTAAACTTACATGGTTTACTTGAGGGAACCGAGAAGGTTGAAAATGATACGATTGCTATTTTAATGCATGGTTTTAAAGGTGATTTGGGTTATGATGACAGTAAGATTTTGTATGCTCTCTCTCACTACTTAAATGATCAAGGCCTTCCAACAATTCGGTTTGACTTTGATGGGTGCGGAAAAAGTGATGGTAAATTTGAAGATATGACTGTCTACAGCGAAATCCTAGATGGAATAAAAATATTGGATTATGTTCGTAATACTGTTAAGGCAAAACATATCTATTTAGTGGGACACTCGCAAGGTGGAGTAGTAGCGTCAATGCTGGCTGGATATTATCGAGATGTTATTGAAAAATTGGCTTTACTCGCTCCTGCAGCAACTCTTAAATCTGATGCTTTAGATGGAGTTTGTCAGGGCAGTACTTATGATCCAATGCATATCCCTGAAACTGTCAATGTTGGTGGTTTTGAAGTGGGCGGAGCTTACTTTAGAACTGCTCAATTATTACCGATTTATCAAACAGCAGAACATTATAATAGGGAAGTTTTATTGATTCATGGCTTAGCAGATAAAGTTGTGTCACCTAATGCCTCAAGAAAATTCCATACACTTTTGCCTAAAAGTGAGCTCCATTTAATTCCAGATGAGGGTCATATGTTTAACGGAAAAAATAGACCTGAAGTATTAAAATTAGTTAGTGAGTTTTTAATAAAATAA
- a CDS encoding DUF3923 family protein, protein MKAWKISGGIVLLLYVVISVFICIRKVDGAGVVQTLEMRNITLIIWGVFGLIILIGYLIWLAILKHSKK, encoded by the coding sequence ATGAAAGCATGGAAAATTAGTGGAGGTATTGTCTTACTTTTATATGTAGTTATTAGTGTATTTATTTGTATTAGAAAAGTTGATGGAGCAGGTGTAGTACAGACGCTAGAAATGAGAAATATTACTTTAATTATCTGGGGGGTATTTGGATTAATCATTTTAATAGGTTATCTAATTTGGCTGGCAATTTTAAAGCATAGTAAAAAGTAG
- a CDS encoding nitroreductase family protein, which yields MNAIFEREAGRKYTNEEVDEEKIQKLIDAFQASPCAMHQTDVMELSIITKPELLKKIEDSTDNSCYNAPLIFMINTKKDSPFGERDASVAVENVMVEAADLGLGSVYVMGGVFALNKFPELQKELGMNEGYETTVLVPIGYPADKEQVEDRSNRYKVVRK from the coding sequence ATGAACGCAATTTTTGAAAGAGAAGCAGGTAGAAAATATACTAATGAAGAAGTAGATGAAGAAAAAATCCAAAAGCTAATTGATGCTTTTCAAGCTTCGCCTTGTGCTATGCACCAAACAGATGTCATGGAACTTAGCATAATTACAAAACCAGAACTACTTAAAAAGATAGAAGATAGTACGGACAATTCGTGTTACAATGCACCGTTAATATTTATGATTAATACTAAAAAGGACAGTCCATTTGGTGAAAGGGATGCTTCTGTAGCTGTTGAGAATGTAATGGTAGAAGCAGCTGATTTAGGTTTAGGATCAGTTTATGTAATGGGCGGAGTATTTGCACTAAATAAGTTTCCTGAGCTCCAAAAAGAATTGGGAATGAATGAAGGTTATGAAACTACTGTGCTCGTGCCAATTGGTTATCCAGCTGATAAAGAACAAGTAGAAGATAGAAGCAATCGTTATAAAGTGGTTAGAAAATAA
- a CDS encoding MazG-like family protein, producing the protein MIIDTKKLQKAVIENKKKHNFNTTDVKFELLLLYGEVNELFQAWLKEDQENINEELADVAIFLLGISEMLGSDLGENIVKKMAINAKRKYVHGKKISTDD; encoded by the coding sequence ATGATTATAGATACGAAGAAATTACAAAAAGCAGTTATTGAGAACAAGAAAAAACATAATTTTAATACTACTGATGTTAAGTTTGAGCTTCTTTTGTTGTATGGCGAAGTGAATGAACTGTTTCAAGCGTGGCTTAAAGAGGACCAAGAAAATATCAATGAAGAGCTGGCTGATGTAGCCATTTTTCTATTAGGAATTTCTGAAATGCTTGGGAGTGATCTTGGTGAAAACATTGTTAAGAAAATGGCGATTAATGCAAAACGAAAATATGTGCATGGAAAGAAGATAAGTACTGATGACTAA
- a CDS encoding DUF6176 family protein, whose protein sequence is MTKIELTRFRIKKGKEAKAQEWMDFLNEHHADTVATMAGEKMYIESVFKEKNPDGYTYFYWYSVQGEGGNAVEESESYIDKKHIEYWDECIDMEYKPVDMKLEESLIAPNIEKVIERDA, encoded by the coding sequence ATGACTAAGATAGAACTTACTCGTTTTAGAATTAAAAAAGGGAAAGAAGCTAAAGCACAAGAGTGGATGGATTTTTTAAATGAACATCATGCTGATACTGTAGCCACAATGGCTGGTGAAAAGATGTATATTGAGAGTGTGTTCAAAGAAAAAAATCCAGATGGATATACATATTTTTACTGGTATTCAGTTCAAGGCGAAGGCGGAAATGCTGTTGAAGAATCAGAAAGCTATATTGATAAGAAACATATTGAATATTGGGACGAATGTATTGATATGGAATATAAGCCAGTTGATATGAAACTAGAAGAGAGTTTAATTGCACCAAATATTGAGAAGGTAATTGAAAGGGATGCGTAA
- a CDS encoding DUF2785 domain-containing protein → MDLEILKQKLNNSQALYSDEETNWLLDNIGDSKSEIRDDLVCNSLGAGFLEEKFTERQILFLIKQLRRKNLLFYCIKESREATLTRSFTCLLWDLIIRTNNDRKSRYYQVLNKNEERQIFEDLIKYLENEHDFTGFSPKYGWVHAVAHCSDALSDSILCDNFDQKMVADFLLAVKEMLDKVDRRFINGEEYRLADVFVNGFKANKINSGSFVNWIEAFTFDPYSDELLEYYRFNNLKSLLQDIYVKLNSISLLDPSVKEIVEKKFNSEY, encoded by the coding sequence ATGGATTTAGAAATATTAAAACAAAAATTGAACAATTCTCAAGCTCTATATTCAGATGAAGAAACGAATTGGCTTTTAGATAATATTGGAGATTCTAAGAGTGAAATACGAGATGATTTAGTTTGTAATAGTTTGGGCGCTGGTTTTTTAGAAGAAAAATTTACTGAACGGCAAATTTTATTTTTGATAAAGCAACTTAGAAGAAAAAATCTCTTGTTTTATTGCATTAAAGAAAGCAGAGAAGCAACGCTAACTAGATCTTTTACGTGCTTATTGTGGGATTTAATTATTCGAACAAATAATGATAGAAAATCTCGTTACTATCAGGTTTTAAATAAGAATGAAGAGCGACAAATATTTGAAGATTTAATCAAGTATTTGGAAAATGAACATGATTTTACTGGTTTCTCTCCAAAATATGGTTGGGTGCATGCAGTAGCACATTGCTCAGATGCATTATCAGACAGCATACTTTGTGATAATTTTGATCAAAAAATGGTAGCTGATTTTTTATTAGCTGTTAAGGAAATGTTGGATAAGGTGGATAGACGTTTTATTAACGGGGAAGAATATCGTTTAGCCGATGTTTTTGTAAATGGATTTAAAGCAAATAAGATCAATTCTGGTAGTTTTGTTAATTGGATTGAAGCTTTTACTTTTGACCCTTATTCAGATGAACTTTTAGAATATTATCGATTTAATAATCTGAAATCATTATTGCAGGATATATATGTAAAGTTAAATTCTATTTCATTGCTTGATCCTAGTGTAAAAGAAATAGTAGAGAAAAAATTTAATAGTGAATACTGA
- a CDS encoding phospholipase D family protein has product MLTIYDLKNNVMLKQPDFFKLVEGYDSFKGVSFVGSFKIIEKELLPRFKQIDLILGMEDQKTGKNLDQLLNVSNKVKQLLSLSRDSDFLDRIENQTLNLRFTKDELFHSKYFIIENDTNFIIFNGSMNLTKKALKQNHEMLWMYEGKKNDLQDLKIYEEHQKLFKKNFEEDSVEYLDRKIINNLYGKTKKQITAIIADEVVDKVQQNIVEVNPEDIVKITKDAARKEETYELHPETVQKVAKQLFTEKGNKRRNEEKVREEVKKIVYQDFSDASQNRVIKASTLYPKPVWAYKDNNIIVEDTNTNLFHSLEVNSDIVSEDDVRTFVRIIESFKLNKVKDESHQALSAFIYLMTAPMIWKIREIYRKSNFSKSADQIPLSMVLIGRGTTGKTLLVRDYFKKFTGDKSHSLQYTEINDGNGARTDKAVRFLDNYLHSQRFISPMIVDELNSNFLHSKVALNAIKQWSNTIKGIHNVNIFAMNHNAGSKEINNLEEITKRVYYLSFEAPWLPSNQQEINYNMLINDNNDRIYRYVVSELNKRLVHLTGEEEANLIEDYLSLTKEILGNLLKKYGYYDRLKNILGANYDYKIDRNRITWKMLILDDHYEHIAFTDGDDKYFHVSKAIFNDFKANGYENINQTLDNYFNMFPREGGIAIEQYGNGMRLDIDKFDKFIGEPLIRKHYERIHKDEKQQDTVTALIKAQVEQNKIIVEKLTEQKEQENKKKGFISRLFNR; this is encoded by the coding sequence ATGCTAACAATTTATGATTTAAAGAATAATGTAATGCTTAAACAACCAGATTTCTTTAAGTTGGTCGAAGGATATGACTCTTTTAAGGGAGTTAGTTTTGTTGGAAGTTTTAAAATAATAGAGAAAGAGCTTTTGCCACGCTTTAAACAGATTGATCTAATTTTAGGGATGGAAGATCAGAAAACTGGTAAGAATTTAGATCAATTATTAAATGTCTCTAATAAAGTAAAACAGCTATTGTCTTTAAGTCGAGATTCGGACTTTTTAGATCGAATTGAAAATCAAACTTTAAATTTAAGATTCACTAAGGATGAACTTTTTCATAGTAAATATTTTATTATTGAAAATGATACTAATTTTATTATCTTCAATGGTTCAATGAATCTTACTAAAAAAGCTTTAAAACAGAATCATGAAATGCTTTGGATGTATGAAGGTAAGAAAAATGATCTACAGGATTTAAAAATCTATGAAGAGCATCAAAAGCTTTTTAAGAAAAATTTCGAAGAAGATAGTGTTGAATACTTAGATAGAAAAATTATCAATAATCTATATGGTAAAACTAAAAAGCAAATTACTGCAATTATTGCAGATGAAGTAGTAGATAAAGTCCAACAAAATATTGTTGAAGTAAATCCGGAGGATATTGTAAAGATTACTAAGGATGCGGCTAGAAAAGAAGAAACTTATGAGCTCCATCCTGAGACTGTTCAAAAAGTAGCTAAGCAACTTTTTACGGAAAAGGGTAATAAACGAAGAAATGAAGAAAAGGTCCGTGAAGAAGTTAAAAAAATTGTCTATCAAGACTTTAGTGATGCATCTCAAAACCGTGTAATAAAAGCTAGCACTCTATATCCTAAACCAGTTTGGGCTTATAAAGATAATAATATTATTGTTGAAGATACAAACACTAATTTATTTCATTCGCTTGAAGTTAATTCGGACATAGTTAGTGAGGATGATGTTCGTACTTTTGTTAGAATTATTGAAAGCTTTAAATTGAATAAGGTAAAAGATGAAAGTCACCAGGCACTTTCTGCATTTATTTATCTGATGACTGCTCCAATGATTTGGAAAATTCGTGAAATTTATCGTAAATCTAATTTTTCAAAAAGTGCTGATCAGATTCCTCTTTCGATGGTGTTAATTGGACGAGGCACTACTGGGAAAACGTTGTTGGTGCGAGATTATTTTAAAAAATTTACTGGAGACAAGTCTCATAGTTTGCAATACACTGAAATTAATGATGGTAATGGTGCTAGAACTGATAAAGCAGTTAGATTTTTAGACAATTATTTGCATTCTCAACGTTTTATTTCTCCGATGATTGTCGATGAATTGAATAGTAATTTTTTACATAGTAAAGTGGCTCTTAATGCGATTAAGCAATGGTCTAATACTATTAAAGGAATTCATAATGTTAATATCTTTGCGATGAACCATAATGCAGGTAGTAAAGAAATTAACAATCTTGAAGAAATTACCAAGCGTGTATATTACTTATCCTTTGAAGCTCCATGGCTTCCATCAAATCAACAAGAAATTAACTATAATATGTTAATTAATGATAATAATGACCGTATTTATCGCTATGTAGTTTCTGAACTCAATAAGCGTTTAGTACATCTTACAGGTGAAGAAGAGGCAAATCTAATCGAAGATTATTTGAGCTTAACGAAAGAAATCTTAGGAAATCTTTTGAAGAAATATGGCTATTATGATCGCCTAAAGAATATTTTAGGAGCTAACTACGATTATAAAATTGATCGCAACCGTATTACATGGAAAATGTTAATTCTTGATGATCATTATGAACATATTGCGTTTACTGATGGAGATGATAAGTATTTCCATGTTTCAAAAGCAATTTTTAATGATTTTAAAGCCAATGGATATGAGAATATTAATCAAACTCTAGATAATTACTTTAATATGTTCCCACGAGAAGGCGGTATTGCAATTGAGCAATACGGTAATGGAATGCGTCTTGATATTGACAAGTTTGATAAGTTCATTGGTGAGCCATTAATTAGAAAGCACTATGAACGAATACATAAAGATGAAAAGCAGCAAGATACTGTGACAGCTTTAATTAAAGCTCAAGTTGAACAGAACAAGATAATAGTTGAAAAGTTAACTGAGCAAAAAGAGCAAGAAAATAAGAAAAAAGGTTTTATTTCTCGTCTATTTAATCGTTAG